In Trifolium pratense cultivar HEN17-A07 linkage group LG7, ARS_RC_1.1, whole genome shotgun sequence, a genomic segment contains:
- the LOC123895095 gene encoding ABC transporter G family member 10 has product MHTNTTMGSSFNPISCNRKTSYRLETKNLSYRLSSQLDELRTLCFGLNPQRGSKFILKDVNCEARPGEVTAIAGPSGAGKTTLLEILAGRIPSCKVLGQVLVNHMPMDVNRFRRESGYVTQEDALFPSLTVRETLMYSALLRLPGGRKAAAMRVAELMKELGLDTIADSRIGNGSDHGISGGEKRRVSIGVDLVHDPAIILIDEPTSGLDSASALKVISLLRLMAFNQGKTVVLTIHQPGFRILELLDSLILLSDGFVMHNGSLNLLEARLNLSGHRIPNHVNVLEFALEAMQTLVIHTSESGNNQFLLNDKNHQDHNMMMQCSMIVKEKAISYSNSPMEEILILGQRFCSNIFRTKQLFVTRVIQALVAGFVLGTIFLNVGNKQSKIALQTRSGFFAFSLTFLLSSTTEGLPIFLEERRTFMRETSRGAYRVSSYVLANTLVFLPFLLLVGLLYTTPVYWLVGLRKDIDGFLYFSLVVWLVLLMSNSLVACFSALVPNFILGSSVIAGLMGSFFLFSGYFISKEKIPSYWIFMHYISLFKYPFECLMINEYGGEQGKRRCIEVNNNGECILYGAEFLKQQGLKESHKWINLALMLSFIIGYRVLNFIILWSRCYKSRK; this is encoded by the coding sequence ATGCacacaaacacaacaatggGATCATCTTTCAATCCCATCTCATGCAACAGAAAAACTTCATACAGATTAGAAACCAAAAACTTATCCTACAGATTAAGCAGCCAACTTGATGAACTTAGAACTCTTTGTTTCGGTTTGAATCCTCAGAGAGGTTCAAAGTTCATTTTGAAGGATGTAAATTGTGAGGCAAGGCCAGGGGAGGTTACTGCTATTGCTGGTCCTAGTGGAGCTGGAAAAACAACACTGCTTGAAATTCTTGCTGGGAGAATACCCTCATGTAAAGTTTTGGGACAAGTACTTGTCAATCACATGCCTATGGATGTAAATAGATTCAGAAGAGAATCCGGCTACGTCACACAAGAAGATGCTTTGTTTCCATCACTTACGGTTAGAGAGACGCTCATGTATAGTGCTTTGTTGAGGCTTCCCGGGGGACGAAAAGCAGCTGCTATGAGAGTTGCAGAGTTGATGAAGGAGCTTGGGTTGGATACTATTGCAGATTCAAGAATTGGCAATGGATCAGACCATGGTATATCGGGCGGGGAAAAGCGTAGAGTTTCTATTGGTGTTGACTTGGTTCATGACCCTGcaattattttgattgatgaaccaACTTCAGGCTTGGATTCAGCATCAGCTCTTAAAGTAATCTCATTGCTTAGATTAATGGCATTTAATCAAGGTAAGACGGTTGTTTTAACTATCCACCAACCCGGTTTCCGAATCTTAGAGCTACTTGATAGCCTCATTTTGCTATCTGATGGATTTGTCATGCATAATGGTTCATTGAATCTACTCGAGGCAAGGCTCAATTTATCCGGTCACCGCATTCCCAACCATGTCAATGTCCTAGAATTCGCTCTTGAAGCCATGCAAACCTTGGTTATACATACTTCAGAATCTGGGAACAATCAATTTCTTCTCAATGACAAAAATCACCAAGATCACAATATGATGATGCAGTGCTCTATGATTGTCAAAGAAAAGGCTATTTCGTACTCAAATTCTCCAATGGAAGAGATTTTAATCCTAGGACAAAGATTTTGCAGCAACATATTCAGAACCAAGCAACTCTTTGTTACAAGGGTCATACAGGCCTTAGTAGCTGGATTTGTATTGGGGACCATATTCTTGAATGTTGGCAACAAACAAAGTAAAATAGCATTACAAACGCGAAGCGGCTTCTTCGCTTTCAGCCTTACCTTTTTGTTATCATCAACAACAGAAGGGTTACCTATTTTCTTAGAGGAGAGAAGAACTTTTATGAGagagacctcaagaggagcttATAGAGTTTCTTCATATGTTTTAGCAAATACACTTGTGTTTCTTCCTTTTCTTCTACTGGTTGGTCTTCTATATACTACTCCAGTTTATTGGCTAGTAGGATTACGGAAAGACATTGATGGTTTCCTTTACTTCTCCTTAGTGGTTTGGTTGGTCCTATTAATGTCGAATTCTCTCGTGGCTTGTTTCAGCGCCCTAGTGCCGAATTTCATCCTTGGAAGCTCGGTGATTGCCGGTCTAATGGGGTCATTCTTTCTGTTCTCAGGGTATTTCATATCGAAGGAAAAAATACCTAGTTACTGGATTTTTATGCACTACATAAGTCTATTCAAGTATCCATTTGAGTGCCTTATGATAAATGAGTATGGAGGCGAGCAAGGGAAAAGGAGATGCATAGAGGTTAACAACAATGGTGAATGCATATTATATGGAGCTGAGTTCTTAAAACAACAGGGTCTCAAAGAGTCACACAAGTGGATCAATTTGGCTTTAATGTTAAGCTTCATAATAGGGTATAGAGTGCTTAACTTTATAATTCTTTGGTCTAGATGTTacaaaagtagaaaataa
- the LOC123895094 gene encoding putative disease resistance protein RGA1, which yields MLVLDDLWNENQLKWDELRTYLMCGGQGSKILVTTRSTLVSQIMGVKNPYVLKGLNKEQSWDLLKKLTFGEVFNDVSPNLESIGERIAEKCGGVPLAIRTVGGFLRTINEKEDQWLSVLNGDVWRLCEERQSIMPVLKLSYQNLPLGLRQCFAYCCLYPKDWEIQKNELIQLWMAQGYLESSIETQSMEDVGNQYVRILLMRSFFQDATVSKHNEIISFKMHDLMHDLANSVAGNDCCLHAEGKGFIGRPMHVSFLSSSACSLDFSDATKIRTILWAKTKVGSISDAKPSITKNLKYLRAFDLSYSSITKLPQSIDTCGHLRYLDLSNCKELISLPKSIGNLVSLQSLKLNGCRQLVFSTEVITKLINLRHLEIEGCKAFADKMPLGLGQLTSLQSLSSFVVGDDDTGNCGKLNELKELNNLKGHMRISNLDSVKDVALESQEANLKTKKYIQVLDLNWGKSRYDWIEEAQNSEINLQLLDNLCPNQNLRKLRVSGYPGVRFSSWLPSLTNIVQINFYRLSNCQHLQPLEGLPRLKKLHISETNELKYMHYDISNVFFPSLEKLILFGCKNLRGWKKLGNDVDIDNHHSLPPFPCLSYLEIWDCPKLTCMPTYPYLTELRLISCNAMPLIETCSVQLQSSSFNPLFGLKHLYLTEIDLEAMPEQWMKNLKSLERLSLSGFPVSVPMIRHLQHISSELQELRICQVDKLDLWRDEGSASFECQVPYGLRSLQKISIEFCDNLKAFPEQIFYLQSLKHIKILHCDDLESLPEGLRSLTNLQTLHIIHCHRLRNRCQIKIGEDWPNIAHIPDIIVG from the coding sequence ATGCTTGTGCTTGATGATTTGTGGAATGAAAATCAGTTAAAGTGGGATGAGTTAAGAACTTATTTGATGTGTGGTGGTCAAGGTAGTAAGATACTAGTGACAACTCGTAGTACGTTGGTCTCGCAAATAATGGGTGTGAAAAATCCGTATGTTTTGAAAGGTTTGAACAAAGAGCAATCATGGGATTTGCTAAAGAAGTTGACATTTGGTGAAGTGTTCAATGATGTGAGCCCGAATCTTGAATCCATTGGTGAAAGAATTGCAGAAAAGTGCGGCGGAGTTCCCCTAGCAATCAGAACAGTGGGAGGCTTCTTGCGAactataaatgaaaaagaagatcaatggttaAGTGTTTTAAACGGTGATGTTTGGAGGTTGTGTGAAGAAAGACAGAGTATTATGCCGGTGCTAAAATTGAGTTATCAAAACTTGCCATTGGGGTTAAGACAATGTTTTGCCTATTGTTGTTTATACCCTAAAGATTGGGAAATTCAGAAGAATGAATTGATTCAATTATGGATGGCTCAAGGCTACCTTGAAAGTTCAATTGAAACGCAATCCATGGAAGATGTGGGAAATCAATACGTAAGGATTTTGTTGATGAGGTCATTCTTTCAAGACGCAACAGTGAGCAAACACAATGAGATAATTTCCTTCAAAATGCATGATTTGATGCATGATCTTGCAAACTCAGTAGCCGGAAATGATTGTTGCTTGCATGCCGAGGGGAAAGGATTTATTGGAAGACCCATGCACGTTTCATTTCTATCGAGTTCCGCTTGTTCACTGGATTTTTCAGATGCAACTAAGATACGTACCATTCTTTGGGCCAAAACGAAAGTGGGAAGTATTTCTGATGCCAAACCTTCTATCACCAAGAACTTGAAGTATCTGCGGGCTTTTGATTTGTCATATTCTTCTATAACCAAACTGCCACAGTCGATTGATACATGCGGGCACTTAAGATATCTGGACTTGTCTAATTGCAAAGAACTAATTAGTTTGCCCAAGTCTATTGGCAATCTTGTTAGTTTGCAATCTTTGAAATTGAATGGGTGTCGGCAACTTGTATTTTCTACCGAAGTTATCACGAAGTTGATTAATCTGAGACACCTTGAAATTGAAGGTTGTAAAGCCTTTGCAGACAAGATGCCTCTTGGATTAGGACAGTTGACTTCATTGCAGTCCTTGTCAAGTTTTGTAGTGGGGGATGATGACACGGGGAACTGCGGCAAACTAAATGAATTGAAGGAGCTAAATAACCTAAAGGGTCATATGAGAATCAGTAATCTGGATTCAGTAAAAGACGTTGCATTAGAGTCGCAAGAAGCAAATCTGAAAACAAAGAAGTATATCCAAGTACTGGATCTGAATTGGGGGAAAAGCCGATATGATTGGATAGAAGAAGCACAAAACAGTGAGATCAACTTGCAGTTATTGGATAACCTCTGTCCTAATCAGAATTTGAGAAAATTGAGAGTGAGTGGGTATCCAGGAGTGAGGTTTTCAAGTTGGCTTCCTTCCCTAACTAATATTGTTCAAATCAACTTTTACCGTCTTTCCAATTGTCAGCATCTCCAACCATTGGAAGGACTTCCACGACTGAAGAAGCTTCACATTAGTGAAACAAATGAACTAAAGTACATGCATTATGATATCTCTAATGTGTTCTTCCCGTCTTTGGAGAAACTCATTCTCTTCGGCTGCAAGAATCTGAGGGGATGGAAAAAGTTGGGAAATGATGTTGACATCGACAACCATCATTCACTCCCTCCTTTTCCTTGTCTTTCATATTTGGAAATTTGGGATTGTCCAAAACTGACTTGCATGCCTACTTATCCTTACCTTACTGAGCTGAGGTTAATTTCTTGTAACGCGATGCCACTGATTGAAACATGTTCGGTTCAGCTTCAGTCTTCCTCCTTCAACCCTCTTTTTGGCCTCAAGCATTTGTATCTCACAGAAATAGACCTAGAAGCAATGCCAGAGCAGTGGATGAAAAATCTCAAATCTCTTGAGCGTCTCTCTCTTTCTGGATTTCCTGTTAGTGTGCCTATGATACGACACTTGCAACATATTTCTTCTGAACTTCAGGAACTGAGAATTTGTCAAGTCGACAAGCTTGATCTATGGAGAGATGAGGGCAGCGCTAGCTTTGAATGCCAAGTCCCTTATGGCCTCAGATCTCTGCAGAAAATATCCATAGAATTTTGTGACAACTTGAAGGCCTTTCCAGAGCAAATTTTTTACCTCCAATCACTTAAGCATATTAAGATTCTTCATTGCGATGATTTAGAGTCACTGCCTGAAGGCTTGCGTTCCCTTACAAATTTACAGACACTTCATATTATTCACTGTCACCGCCTACGCAACAGATGTCAAATTAAAATTGGAGAAGATTGGCCAAATATTGCTCACATCCCAGACATAATTGTTGGTTGA